Genomic window (Lolium rigidum isolate FL_2022 unplaced genomic scaffold, APGP_CSIRO_Lrig_0.1 contig_37694_1, whole genome shotgun sequence):
GCGGGCGGCGACCACGTCTACCCACTGCGCCTTGCCGTGGCGGATCGGCTTTCGTCGGTGGGTGGCCAGCTTCGCACTCCCACGACGGCGACAGCGACTGCGCCGGAGCGATTTGCGGTTACGGCCGCCCAGCCCGCTAATCTCTATCTCTGTTCTATGTTTGACAATCATAACAGCATCTTCAAGTTTTCTTGCGCTTCCTCTTCCTAAGCTTGCACGACGTCCTAATTCTCCTGTTTTTCTTGCTTCCTGCGCGTATTAATGTCCTCCTTTAGTAGTCATCACTATTTTGAAATATACATGAATTTCAAGAATATGAAAATCAAAAACACAATGTGGAATAGTACATATTTAGCTGCTTTACAGGGAAACCCAAGTTCTTTTATAGTTTACACGAGTCACATAGTTGCCACTcgaacaaaagaagaaaaaaaaagcctATCGCTTTCAAATGTAACACAAAGTAGATCATGGGGGGATAAAATAGGTTTACGATCTCATGAAAGAAATCTTTGCTTTTCAAACGGCGACGACTATGGCTTGCCGCCAATCCCTACGTCTTCATGTGGTCGTCACGCATCATAGATACATAATTATTTGATTTATTTTCTTGTGTTTCTCTTATAGAAATCTAGCGATATGTCATTCTAGTTCTCCTGGTTTTGCTCCTTGATGCGCGGTATCGGTGGTCTCCTTTGTCCACGTCATATATATgaatttgaatcttgtcatggcGCAGAAAGTTGCCGAAGGCATCAAGGCTACTTCAATGGATTTAGCATCAAGGCTACTTCAATGGTTTTAGGGGTGCATAATCTGGATCTGATGAGGCTCCGTCTCACAAGATTCATGGCACGCGAGTGCGAATCGGCGGCGGATGGCACCTCCGTTATTGGTGGTGACATGCAGATGAAATAGAGTTTGTGATCTTTGTTCACATCGATATAGTTTTTGACAGATATACCAAAACCAGATCCACATCCTTATCTATTAGCCTCGTTGTTCACACAGGTATCGATGGGCATGATTGTCGCACCGAATCAAAGCTAGATGGATTTCCGGGTATCCATGGGTTTACGCACTATGTACATGAGCATAACAATATTATTTTCTTAGAACAACGTTACAACATCAGTTCAACAACATTCTGGAGCATTTCAATATGAGAATTTTTTCACTACTAGTAACATATTGACAACAATATAAGCCCATATATAAGCATTTTAGCAATAATTATATGGGCAATGCATATAAGAGTACCAAAGCAGCAATATTTCTACCATGTACTACTTAAAATGTTAATTCTCATGTCAACCCGGTATCCATTGGATATCCACGTGGTGGAACCTCTGTCCATGCCCACCCCATGAGTTAGCGGATATCCGTCCCATGAAATCCGTTGGCGTAACCAGACCTCCATACTCATGCCTATTGGGATGGATATCCAGGGATACCCGGCTCCGTGGATAAAATTGTGGATACCCGGGtccgtggataaaattgccatccttataaTCATCCCCATGAATAGGCGGTGGAGTGCAAGGTCAAGCCACAACAGTTGCAAAAGCCATTAGGGTATGGCTACATGAATGTATTGAGGGTTGCCTAATCTGGGTCTGATAGGGTTGCGAGTCTGAATTGGCGACGAATAACACCCTTGTTGTTGATGGTTATATGTTGGTGAAATTGAGTTTGTGATCTTGTATATATGCGTTTGTGACGTGCTAGTGTGTCTGTTGCAGAAACAACATGTTGCAAAGTTTTGGGGTGCATGCGTGAAGGTCATTGGCTCATTCTATCCATGTGTTTCATTGTTGTTGTTAGCGTTACTCACGTATGCACATGTAATGATTTTCATGTTGTGAACATCATGATGTATCGTTTTGTTGAAAAGAATGGGGAGTTGTTGCATGCATTTTTTTATTATGAATGTGTGTTAGTGATGATGTAACGTTtctaacaaaaaaaaagaaaccagGGGTAAATGTTGTAAACGATGTTTCATGTGTATGGACAAGTGTTGCATCAGAAGTTCGATGCTGTGAGCTAAAAATGGATGCAGTAGATGTGCCACATGATGGACTTCGTATTTTTGCATGGACAAATAAGATGGTCAGGCTTGTTGATTTGGACACAAAAAGCGATGGCTCCTTCGGAAATTTACCGGTTTATTTGCCTTTTTGCACTCCAAAAATGTTGCATATTTATTTATCTAGATGGCACTACAATTTGTGCCTATTTGGGAAATGCCATTACAACTCTCATGTTTTGAGAAATGCCACTAGGCCCCGCCTGCCAGCCCGCCCCCGCCGGACGAGGCCGCGATGTCGGGTGCGGCTAGCGGGGGTAGCTCCGGGGAGGAGACGGCGTCGTcctgcttgagcgaggaggaggaggacatggtCGTTGTTggcccacggcggcggcggcttagggtttggtggtggtggtggagattcaCTACACCACAACACTGAATTCCCTACTGACGTTGGTCGGTAAAAGTCACTATTGATGATGGACTGTTGGTCGGGAAAAGTACTAACGAACAGTTGGTCGGCAAAGAAATACTACATCGTCCGTTAGTCGGTTGGTGTTCGTACCATCGAATTGTTGGTCGGTATTTCCTACATGGGTGTCCAACTATCGGTCGGCAAGTGTATTTCCGACCAACATGTGGCCAGCCATGGGCCGACACGCGGGAAACTGAAAATCTTAGCGCCAAAATGGTCCAGCCCACCAAAATTTCCCTCTTTATTTTTGTTCAGCTCCAAACCCTATTGGCACAGACCGTCCCCAAATTCTCCCCCAAATCGGCCTCACTGGCTCGCTCAGCCGCCACACTCGCGCGCTCTCTCCGCCGCCGAGCTTTCGAGCACTCTCCGTCCATCGGCcagcgaggccgccgccgcctctcccagtCGTCCTcatcggccggcgaggccgccgccgcctctccaggTCGTCCTCCAGTCCCTCCCTCCATCGCCGCCGCTCAATCGATCTCCGCCGGCGGGTGCTCTCTCCGGCCGACGGTGATACCTGAGCGTCCGGTGAGGCTCCTTCGTCCACACACTCTGCCGCGGCCGGCCCCTTTCGTCCGAGACGAAGCTCCCCAAGCCGTTTTTTCGAGATTTCCTAGTGGGGACGCAACAACCTAGTGCAGAAACGCCCGGTGAGAAACTCGGAGCCCTAATTGATTCATTCTTATATGTTCAACTTCGATTCGTGCTTGCTGCTGGCGCTCGCACAATCGCTAAATTTAAACAAGAGCGTTCTTTGATTGTGATGCTCTCGTTTGGATTTTATGCGTGCGTGGTCGTGATACTCTCGCCGAGGCAAAACGCGTGCTTACTTCTTATTGTAGATGGGGGCAGGCCTTGGTTTCCTTCTTGTTTTGGATGCAGCAGCACGGACTCGTATTTTTTTTCGGGTGGAGTCGTAGGTCGCGGCCTTGAGACATTGTTTCCGTAGAATTAGCAGTTTTGTACTTCATTAAAATGATCAAGCTGTAGATGCCGCGTCTTGAGATCAATGCAGAGAAGCTCGCTCTATTTTCCTTTCCATCTGACTATGTTTCACAAAGCAGAACATGTAGAGGCCATAAAAATAAAATGTTAGGTTCCATTGTATAATTTCTAAACCTGAACAAGGAATtcgttttgagaaaaaaaaactaaatttaTGAGGAAGCTGCTCCACTTATGTGTGACCACAAATGCATCATGCAATTACAAATATATGATGCCTGGTTTAATCACATCTGAAAAGATTGCTAACCTGAGAACAACATTTGACAACTGTTTGTTGGCCTTTGTCAAAAGCAATTCGTAATTACATCTTGGTTCTGCGCCATGGCATGAATGATTTGTATCATATTTCTGTTGTTGATTGCTTTTGCACGCCCTTCTTATTTAGCACTGAACTGTTAGTGATGAACATCTCATGATTGGCATGTTGTTATATTAGTTAGTCTTGCAAAATAATCTTGATCGCTTTCGTATCTTTATTCCTACGAGTGTATAGTGATGGGTGCCACTATTATTTCTACATGATAAACTTGGTCGCTTATTTAAATACTGTTGTGTGGTGCTGATATTTAAAAATAGAACTACAGCCTAATTTTGTATTTTCTAGTAGGACAGATATTGATGGACTAGTTGTTAAGAAAAAGTAAGCCATGTGTACAATTTTCAGCAATGTATTCATATATTGCGTCTTTTGCAGGAAAAGTGGCAAGCGAAAGAGGAAAGAGTAAAGATGTGATGGTCACTGATGAACAGCTAGCACAAGTTGAGTATGAACTAGCTAGAAACAGGATGGTGGCAGAAAATGAGGAAAGAATGGCACGCCTAGGATTACGCCGAACAAGTGCTGAACTTAAAGATGTCTGCGAAGCAAGCCGACCCCCAAAACAGAGAAAACGAAAGGTATAATTGTGACATATCTATCTCAGTTCATTTTCTTGTTGTGCTAGTCCTTTTTTTTGCTAATGTAGCTTATAATTGTGACATATCTATGCAGGCACCCTCCTCAACACTTGAAAATATAACTGAAAGACGTGTTTTGAGGTCCAGGGGAACAAATGAAAGTGATAATGCAAATCCTACAGACCAACCTTCCAAAGGTATAGTAGGTTATAATTGTTTCAGATTATAGCCTATTCTAACTAGCTAGAATATCTCTAGTTATCTCAGTTAATTTGCTTAATGTGCAGAGATCACTACCAAGCTTGTTGATGGTGACAAAGGTGGGCGAACGATAACTAAAAAGGCTAACATatatgcaaggatgaataagccgAAAATCAAAATTCCATTCAATGAGTATGGGCAGCCAATTGGGCAGACGCAACTGAATTTGCCAATTTCATTGGCACTCTGGTCAGGAAGCATATACCACCCAAAACTATAGATTGGAGAGATGTTGATGAAGAAAGAAGTTGCTAGTGTGGGATCACTTACAGGTATTACATAATTTACAACTTATGTGTTATACTTAAAGCCATCTAGCTGAGCATCATCTGAAACATGCCACTGACACTTCATTTGAACAGGCATTTTATGAGCTGGACTCAACTGCTCTGAAATATGTCATTAACACTTCACAGAGAAAATGGAAGGAATGGAAGGCAGATTTAAATAAGACAAAGTTTGATCCTGAATTGACTGATGAAGAGCTTATGCCTAGACGTGACGACAGAATTAGTGAAGCTGATTGGAAGGACCTTCTTAAATATTGGAGATCTCCTGAATTCGAAGTAAGTTAGCCTTCCCATTTTCTTGCAGGATCAAATATAAATGCAAGTAGGTGTAAATTTGAAGGCAAATGCAAATCCTGGCAg
Coding sequences:
- the LOC124681251 gene encoding uncharacterized protein LOC124681251; protein product: MVTDEQLAQVEYELARNRMVAENEERMARLGLRRTSAELKDVCEASRPPKQRKRKAPSSTLENITERRVLRSRGTNESDNANPTDQPSKEITTKLVDGDKGGRTITKKANIYARMNKPKIKIPFNEYGQPIGQTQLNLPISLALWSGSIYHPKL